Proteins encoded in a region of the Clostridium butyricum genome:
- a CDS encoding pyruvate carboxylase, with the protein MGKKFKRVLVANRGEIAIRIFRACHELGIRTVAIYSEEDKCSLFRTKAHEAYLIGRNKGPVEAYLNMDEIIDLAIKKHVDAIHPGYGFLSENAEFARRCEEAGIEFIGPKSEMMEKLGDKIQSKIVAEGVGVPVIPGLDKPVETEAEALEAAKYCGYPVMVKAAAGGGGRGMRIVRREEELVENYRNAKNEAKKAFGIDDIFIEKYIERPKHIEIQVLGDKYGNVVHLYERDCSIQRRHQKVIEFTPAITLSDEKRQEICNDALKIAKSVDYRSAGTLEFLVDANGNHYFIEMNPRVQVEHTITEMTTGVDIVQSQILIAEGYELSSKEVGIPSQEAIKPRGYAIQCRITTEDPANNFAPDTGRIDVYRSGAGFGIRHDGGNGFAGAVISPYYDSLLVKTTAYSRTFEDTIRKSIRSIKELTITGVKTNVDFVINVLNNEQFREGTCDTNFIADNPQLFDISPRTDEEHRVLKFIGERIVNVTKGNKKEFDVPVIPHVSGEIVKTLSGTKQILDEKGPQGVVDYIKNQNKLLLTDTTMRDAQQSLLATRVRSVDMSKIAKSTAYYGQDLFSLEMWGGATFDTAYRFLKESPWQRLESLRKRIPNVMFQMLVRGANGVGYKNYPDNVIRSFIKEAADTGIDIFRIFDSLNWLKGIEVSLDEVLKANKVAEVALCYTGDILDETRDKYSLQYYVDKAKEIEKMGAHILAIKDMSALLKPYAAKKLITALKNEVSLPIHLHTHDTTGNGVATVLMAADAGVDIVDTTFNSMSGLTSQPALNSIVAALGNTNRDTKIDIAGIQKISEYWEAVRPVYSEYESDLKSGSTEIYKYEIPGGQYSNLKPQAESFGLGHRFDEIKKMYGVVNDMLGDIIKVTPSSKMVGDMAIFMVQNDLTPENIYEKAANMAFPDSVVSYFKGMMGQPEGGFPEKLQKLVLKGEEAITVRPGELLPPEDFDKIAAYLEEKYKFKPSNKDLISYALYPDVFEDFIKHVMEYGEVRLMGSDVFFHGLSEGETSEIEVKEGKILIVQLIEIGRLDAQGFRALEFEINGNRRSIKIKDKTERAQANLGDGNTTVMADTDNKMEVGASIPGNVIKVLVQEGQEVKEGESLIVVEAMKMETNVVASVDGTVEKIFAKEGQQVKTGELLVKLK; encoded by the coding sequence TTGGGGAAAAAATTTAAAAGAGTCTTAGTTGCCAACAGAGGCGAGATTGCTATAAGAATTTTTAGAGCTTGTCACGAACTAGGTATAAGAACTGTGGCTATATATTCGGAGGAGGATAAATGCTCTCTTTTTAGAACTAAGGCTCATGAAGCATATTTAATCGGAAGAAATAAAGGTCCAGTTGAAGCGTATTTAAACATGGATGAAATTATAGACCTTGCAATAAAGAAGCATGTAGATGCTATTCATCCAGGTTATGGATTTTTATCAGAAAATGCTGAATTTGCAAGAAGATGTGAAGAAGCAGGAATTGAATTTATAGGTCCAAAATCAGAAATGATGGAAAAGCTAGGCGATAAAATACAATCTAAAATCGTTGCAGAGGGTGTTGGTGTTCCAGTAATACCAGGTTTAGATAAGCCAGTTGAAACTGAAGCAGAAGCTTTAGAAGCAGCTAAATACTGTGGATATCCAGTAATGGTTAAAGCAGCAGCAGGCGGCGGCGGAAGAGGTATGAGAATTGTAAGACGCGAAGAAGAGCTTGTAGAAAATTATAGAAATGCTAAAAATGAAGCTAAAAAAGCTTTTGGTATAGATGATATATTTATAGAAAAGTACATAGAAAGACCAAAACATATTGAAATTCAAGTTTTAGGAGATAAATACGGTAATGTAGTTCATCTTTATGAAAGAGACTGCTCAATTCAAAGAAGACATCAAAAGGTTATAGAATTTACTCCAGCAATTACTTTAAGTGATGAAAAAAGACAGGAAATCTGTAACGATGCATTAAAGATTGCAAAATCAGTAGATTATAGAAGTGCAGGTACTTTAGAATTTTTAGTTGATGCAAATGGAAATCACTATTTTATAGAAATGAATCCAAGAGTTCAAGTTGAACATACTATAACAGAAATGACAACTGGAGTAGATATAGTTCAAAGTCAGATTTTAATTGCAGAAGGATATGAATTAAGTTCTAAGGAAGTAGGAATACCTTCACAAGAAGCTATAAAACCAAGAGGATATGCTATCCAATGTAGAATAACAACAGAAGATCCGGCAAATAATTTTGCTCCAGACACAGGAAGAATTGATGTATACAGAAGTGGAGCAGGTTTTGGTATCAGACATGATGGTGGTAATGGATTTGCAGGTGCAGTAATAAGTCCTTATTATGATAGTTTACTTGTAAAGACTACTGCATATTCAAGAACTTTTGAAGATACAATAAGAAAATCAATACGTTCAATAAAGGAATTAACAATAACAGGAGTTAAAACTAATGTTGATTTCGTAATAAATGTTTTAAATAATGAACAATTTAGAGAGGGTACATGTGATACTAACTTTATTGCAGATAACCCACAATTGTTTGATATATCACCAAGAACAGATGAAGAGCATAGAGTGTTAAAGTTTATTGGTGAAAGAATAGTAAATGTTACAAAAGGAAATAAAAAGGAATTTGATGTTCCTGTTATTCCACATGTAAGTGGAGAAATTGTTAAAACTCTTAGTGGTACTAAACAGATATTAGATGAAAAAGGCCCTCAAGGAGTTGTTGATTATATTAAGAATCAAAACAAACTTTTACTTACAGATACAACAATGAGAGATGCTCAACAGTCATTACTTGCTACAAGAGTAAGAAGTGTTGACATGAGCAAGATTGCAAAATCAACTGCTTATTATGGTCAGGATTTATTTTCTCTTGAAATGTGGGGAGGAGCTACATTTGATACAGCATATAGATTTTTAAAAGAATCTCCTTGGCAAAGACTTGAGTCATTAAGAAAGAGAATTCCAAATGTAATGTTCCAAATGCTTGTAAGAGGCGCTAATGGTGTAGGATATAAAAACTACCCTGATAATGTAATAAGATCATTTATAAAAGAAGCAGCAGATACTGGAATAGATATATTCAGAATTTTTGATTCACTTAACTGGCTTAAAGGAATAGAAGTATCATTGGATGAAGTATTAAAGGCAAATAAGGTTGCAGAAGTTGCACTTTGTTATACTGGAGATATTTTAGATGAAACTAGAGATAAATATTCCCTTCAATATTATGTTGATAAAGCTAAAGAAATTGAAAAAATGGGAGCTCATATCTTAGCAATTAAGGATATGTCAGCACTTCTTAAACCATATGCAGCTAAAAAACTTATTACTGCATTAAAAAATGAAGTATCTCTTCCAATACATCTTCATACACATGATACTACAGGTAATGGTGTAGCAACTGTACTTATGGCAGCAGATGCTGGAGTTGATATTGTAGATACAACATTTAACAGTATGTCAGGACTTACAAGTCAGCCTGCACTTAACTCTATTGTTGCTGCACTTGGAAATACTAATAGAGATACGAAAATAGATATTGCTGGAATTCAGAAAATATCTGAGTATTGGGAAGCTGTAAGACCAGTATATAGTGAATATGAATCAGATTTAAAATCAGGAAGCACTGAAATTTACAAATACGAAATTCCAGGTGGTCAGTATTCAAACTTAAAACCACAAGCTGAAAGTTTTGGCCTTGGGCATAGATTTGATGAAATTAAAAAGATGTATGGCGTAGTTAATGATATGCTTGGAGATATTATAAAGGTTACACCTTCTTCAAAAATGGTTGGAGATATGGCAATCTTTATGGTACAAAATGATTTAACACCAGAAAACATATATGAAAAAGCTGCTAATATGGCATTCCCAGATTCAGTAGTATCATACTTTAAAGGAATGATGGGTCAGCCTGAAGGTGGATTCCCTGAAAAATTACAAAAACTTGTACTTAAGGGTGAAGAAGCTATAACAGTAAGACCAGGAGAATTATTACCTCCTGAAGATTTTGATAAGATAGCTGCTTATTTAGAAGAAAAATATAAATTTAAACCATCAAATAAGGATTTAATAAGTTATGCTTTATATCCAGATGTATTTGAAGATTTCATAAAACATGTTATGGAATATGGTGAAGTAAGACTTATGGGAAGTGATGTATTCTTCCATGGTCTTTCAGAAGGTGAAACAAGTGAGATTGAAGTTAAAGAAGGTAAAATCCTTATTGTTCAGTTAATTGAAATTGGAAGACTTGATGCTCA